In Melanotaenia boesemani isolate fMelBoe1 chromosome 1, fMelBoe1.pri, whole genome shotgun sequence, the genomic window TTAGCCAAAATATTGACTTTTATGCATtattaattagtttttctttatgtatcagatttaaaattcacttcacacaaaaacttaaatgttCAACTTTCAAGTTAAATtcatagaaaatgtaaaaagttcatGCTACACTGATATTTTATCATGACATGTAAGTTTATTGAAGAAAAATCTGCTGCAactgtgatgctatcatgtcagtATGGGGTGTCTTATTACGGCCCATTTAGGCTCTACGCTAAAGGTGGATACAGAGCTTTGTTCATCTTCTGCATgaagataaacagaaaaagctacAATGTTTTCAGTGGTCTTACAGACcactttttatgtttcttttcgAGAATGAACATTATTATGATCTCCTACACCGTCACTATGTttgttgtctgaaactgacatcaaaaCTTGCAGGtcaactctgcactgccctctggtggatgcaTTGGCTAACAACCATGTCAACGCAAGGAACGCATTCAATTATGAGGACAGAGACGTTTGAAACGAAcctatttatgtacataaagggagcataaatggcaGGGTACCTTAATGGTCACGTTTGAATGTGCTTCATGCGTCAAATTCTGGTTttgattatattttcttttaagatgAAGCTGATCCATGAAGACTAATTATATAGACCAAAGGTCCAGATAGGTCCGGTTCTATCTAGGTTTTATTgttaacatttagatttgtaatatttttgtacTATCAGCAGTATTTCCTCATCGcatgcttgttttttgtttcaggtTGTAACTAGTGAATGTAAACAGAGCAGTAACGCTGCTGATGGCTACCACAGGAGAGACGTGCACAAACCTGCCACCTTCTTCAACCACAGCTTCGAACTGCCCTACTCAAACCCTTACTTTGAATCCACACTCAGTTCCCCACTGCAGGACAGACTGAGGGTGAAGCATGAAAGCCTGGATGACCTTCAGGCGTCCACATACTTCGGACCGACCACAGTGTCCGAGCACGTCACCAAGCACAGTAGCAAAACAGGGAAGCAACCAGCATGGCCGGCGAAGAGCCTCAGTCTCAATGCTGAAGACAGCCCTCCTGATTTTCACAGACCTTTTCTGAGCTCCAAACCTCTGAAAGAAAGCCACCACTGCAACATCAGCATCATTAACACAGACAACGAGCCACATTTCCACTGCCCAAAGGAAAAGGTGCTCAGCTCTCCTGCCTTCATGAGCAAAGGGAATGGAGTGAAAACCAAGGACGTGGCACTGATGTCTAGAGGACCACCAGCTTTGGACAAAAGAGTTGCAGCCAAAAGGTTTCGGGATAAAAGCAGCGCATCGTTTTCTGGGGGGGATGCCTCGTCCAGTGTCGGGACTCAGACAGAGCAGGCTGAGCAGAAGAAACTGAGGGACCACCCACCCAGAGAAAGACCCACCCTGAAGCACTCCGACGACGACCCTCAGATCATCTGCGATGACATCAGTGACATTTTCCGTTTCCTGGACGATATGAGCGTGTGCGACTCCCTCGGCATCGTCCAGTCATCCTGTCACAACAGTAATGGGTCCCTCTCTCAGGTTACTCTGAAATCTGAAGGCGACAGCTCACCTGAATTTAACACTGTCAGATTGGCCAAGGCCAAGCTTGACCGCCTCTTCCATTCTCTGGAAAACACAGATGATGAGCTCAAACTGAGCGTGTGCAAGCTAGTGATGAGGATCGGCGAGATTGAGAAGAAGCTGGAGTCTTTGTCGGGGGTTCGCAGCGAGATCTCACAGGTTCTGTCTAAGCTCAACAAGCTGGATGAGAAGATTCAGGAGCCTGACACCAACGACAGGACGTCGGCATCCAGCGCCACCCCTGATAAACCACGCCCCCACCAAGATCCACATCCCAGCACCGCCCTCTCCCCTCACGTCTTCCAGTGCCACACCACCGGTCACAACGGGAAGATGGAGCTCGGCCTGACAGGGGAATGGGCTCGCTCTGATGATGATAGCCTCAGAATGAAGGCGCTGAAGAGGAGCATGTTCACCAGGAGGTCCTCCCGCTCACTAAACGAGGAGAACAGCGCAACGGAGTCAAAGGTTGCCAGCATCACCAACTCTCCGTGTGACTGGAGGACTGTATCCCATTCCTGCCACATTGAAGACAAGAGCAAGGACAACGAGCGGGAGCGGGAAGGCAAGGACCGAAATCGGAAAACCAAAGAGGTAACTACACACATATctttacaacacacacacccagactCCAACATGTCAGGAAAAATTAATCCCATCCATTTTCTCTCCTGGCTTAATCCAGTTCCAGGGGGCGGAGTCTATCCCTTCTACTAgggctgggttaaaaaaaataaattgaaattaaataaataaaatatcgattcataaaacttgcaaatcgattttttttgtgttgactTAATGTTAGTATAGCTGTTTTAGTCACAAGCAGCATTGTTTTAGTAACTATAGCAGCCTCGTTTTAGCAACTAAAGCAGTGttgttttaaatggtaaatggtccgtatttatatagcgcttttctgtaccaggatacccaaagcgctttacatgtaagtcacattcacccattcacacacacattcacacactgatggcggaagctgccatgcaaggcgctcgaccacgacccatcaggagcaactaggggttcggtgtcttgcccaaggacacctcgacatgaacacgacttggccgaggatcgaaccggcaaccttcgggttacaggacgaccgctctaccttgctgagccacgccgcccccaTATTAGCTTatatatcagatttattttaactatTATAGTAGCATTGTTTTAGCTACTACTGTACCATTATTATAACTATTATAGAAGTGTTGTCTTAGCTGTTATTACAGCATTTTCGTAGCTACCTTAGCTGCTTTATTTTAGCTATATTTCAGTATTACTGGATTACTATACTATTACTATATTACTGTTTTAGCTGACATTAGGTATTATAAATTCTCTGTATTGATCCTTGTGGTTGTCTTGTAGGTGGCAGGAAAGATTCTCCATGTTTCTCCTAGTGGTTGCAGAGTTCCTGTGCTTGTCGTTTGtcatatttattactaaaataaCTCGAAACAGCTGACGCGCTATTTTTTTAGCCACATGTTCTTCTGCATCTATGATTTCATAGGTCCTCTTGCTAAGTTCTACCATCACAATTCCATGTGTTCTTTTGccattagcatctacatggagcatCCAGGACAGTAGAGGGTGAACTGATACCTAATAGTCTGCTACACATGGCACAATTGGGGGTTACAACATTCTTCCAGTCCAAGTTTACATATACACTGCACATACTGCACATACTCAAAAAAAGCAGACCTTTTTATTAAGGTAAGCCCATCCTTGCCAGAGGCGgtgctgcatcaagaattactgaaagagaaaaaagacaaacaatgaGAAAGTAAACTGGctcatttatttgttaataCAGGACAACTTACATTTCCATcacatagtttttgttttatctttattttaccaggtaaaGATATTTGAAAATCAATTTTGATTTGCAAACATGATCAGGGGCCTCACTTATAAAACTGTGTTTAGCAAAgtaaactacaggtggcgtctgtGGCGCAAAAAGTTAATGCAgcgcacttctactttcagatttatcaaagcgtgcaCTCacacgtcctacacctgtttctaTTTATAAATCGGAATAAACTCTAAAGCGGGTGCacatgagggaacgccttcccacgcccacatggtgactataaatggtcaggtggacgtcTGTAATACATGTTCATCACAACATTtacatgatggctcgggagcgaaaaggaatgaaaaaagtggattttttcggggtgtgagacagagatcctaaAGGACCACAatgacaaacgtaaaaatgtttaattggtgggcacggcgtgggcattactggtttcagaaagacagaatagcggcagcaggtggcagatgccgtcatcacagtgtcagaaggaaGACACACCAGAGATgtcggtagagcatccgtctgccatgtGGGAAACTGaagttcaaatcccacaggggGGAAACGCTTcagagaaaagtgtctgctaaataacagtaattcagtcatttgttttaatttataaaataaatatgtacagatacgtctgagattggtagcagtttagttagagttaaataatttttctttctagttgctgggtgttccagatgggtgggcggtgcagagggacacaatcaccgctattaaccaggtggacaaggagctgcaggaaataaagaccgtctggacagaaaacaataaaagcattgtgtaagaattaataaataaaaggaaatcctcctcttgtgtgtttcattagcgtagcatcactcatagacctccagcctccagtctggtcccgctctgctggaatgaaggaccaaagctaccttccacactgactgctacatgctggcagcagactggctccttatttatctggatggattttataacatggaagttttgtttcacaatgatagaacatattttagtggttgagcttcttgtgaatatcatctccctttttcctgaaaatcctgtttttcactGCACTCTTAAGAGAATTAATATCAAATATGCATCTTTATTCACCATTAAGACCATTAGGACATTTCTAAACTAccaaaagaatcttaaaatcaatccagAAATGCAAGGGGAACCGatgcagcaattttaaaactaattttatctGTTCCTGCACTCTGGTTCCTGGTCAGCATACATGCAGCTGAATTCTGGAGTAATTGTAGGTTTAGAATactctttttaggaagaccaCAGAGCAGGACAATACAATAATCCTACTAGAACtgaaagcatgcatcagcacttTGGTgctggaaagaaagagaaatgggCAGACTCTGGCaatttttttaagatgataaagtCCGCTCTTTGTAACATTTCTAATGGgtggaataaaatcaagctcagaGTCTAAAAGGTCACCCAGATTCCTTAAAAATgatctctcttgtcttcaggatcgataattaaaacttctgtgttgtcctggttaagctgtaggaaattctctgacatccatgactttatatctaaaatatgGTTAAAAGGACATTTACTGGCTGCAAGTCCTCAGGAGACACggtgatgtaaagctgtgtattaGTGATGTGTCATGTGCGAAAGAGAGCCCTGAGAGCCGATTCTTTGTAGTGAATCAGAAGAGCCGGCTCCTATCGAGTGAGACACTGAACTAAATATGGGTCAGTTTCAACCTCAGACTAAGCTCAGCGAGTTTGATTTTTCTAATAGCGGGGATCGCAAAGTAGACATAACTTTAACAAAATGGAAAGAGGTTgtcaaaaaatataaactggaAGAAGATAGCAAACTGGTCATGTGGCCATCTCAGTCTTCTAAGTTTAGACCAGGTGAGATATTCATAAAGGAATAACGGCTATATGTACACTCTTGGAGGGTAGATCCTTTAAAATACTTGGACAACTTAAGAGGGAATTCCGTTTAGAAAATAGGGACCTATTCAGATATTTCCAGTTGAGACATTTCTATGACACAGTTATCAAAACTGGTCTCTCAGCAGAGGGTAACGACTTGATTGATGCTCTGACCGCTGCATACAAACACACTCCCTGCAAAATTATGTCCAAGCTGTATAAGAGTGTACATAAGCTAAATGGTTCAAGTTTGTTGAATGTAAAATTGAAATGGGAACAGGAGTTGGACATTCAGTTGTCTGAAGGTGATTGGCACTCAGTGTGCAAAACACAGCACTCCACTAGCTCCAAAGGGTGGAGGGAATTTGGATGGAAGACTGATTTGTTTTGCCTTAACTCCTCATATAAAAAGCAAGCAGCTAGGAGTAGGACAACAATGCTGGAGACAGTGCGGGAACATGAAGGCTAATCACACATTTTCTGTTCTTGTCCGAAATTGCAGCCACTCTGCAGTTCGGTGTTCGTTTCTCCAGGGATCCTAAAACAATGCTCTTGGGACTGATACCTGATCCAATATTCCATACTGAATATCTCTTCAATATTTTGATTCTTCCCTACAAAACGGCAGTTACAAGGAA contains:
- the minar1 gene encoding major intrinsically disordered Notch2-binding receptor 1, with protein sequence MDPLPEYSLFLSRILEELDTKRTTMTYQDLCQSLCARFDLVHLAKIRSLLFYTACLDPAFPATLFRDKMRCSAEDPQSRKLMVAADIVTMFNLIQMNGDLAKDKIFVPHKAKTPQNQLMELQGPDSDTYNFPGCEGGSSYEHTLDGHHPHLHYSRPQLLLEAQPPPTSQPSDCNNCQFIPTSDPNFLLRISKDLKCGPPPVDKLLHLPQLSSSSPPSVPPEMQSTYFSMDMDSESTTDQESLQHLPLHSCTHKRNIFKEDFHNLPAFSPQVVTSECKQSSNAADGYHRRDVHKPATFFNHSFELPYSNPYFESTLSSPLQDRLRVKHESLDDLQASTYFGPTTVSEHVTKHSSKTGKQPAWPAKSLSLNAEDSPPDFHRPFLSSKPLKESHHCNISIINTDNEPHFHCPKEKVLSSPAFMSKGNGVKTKDVALMSRGPPALDKRVAAKRFRDKSSASFSGGDASSSVGTQTEQAEQKKLRDHPPRERPTLKHSDDDPQIICDDISDIFRFLDDMSVCDSLGIVQSSCHNSNGSLSQVTLKSEGDSSPEFNTVRLAKAKLDRLFHSLENTDDELKLSVCKLVMRIGEIEKKLESLSGVRSEISQVLSKLNKLDEKIQEPDTNDRTSASSATPDKPRPHQDPHPSTALSPHVFQCHTTGHNGKMELGLTGEWARSDDDSLRMKALKRSMFTRRSSRSLNEENSATESKVASITNSPCDWRTVSHSCHIEDKSKDNEREREGKDRNRKTKEAERDHQYELTQPQRPPKPAKESYLIEQVFSPHPLSPSVKAHMKGSFLYTDLRLTSLSDGKHSQPSWTIKEYRRNRGEKGNPLTAVDLQNQESLNPNNLEFWMEDVYTPGYNSLLRRKEAEFRRAKACKIGALIAAATCTVILVIIVPICTMKS